The Aneurinibacillus uraniidurans genome segment ATTGATGAATTTATCCAAAGCCTACCGAATGGATATCAAACCGAGGTTCTAGATGACGGGAGCAATTTTTCCGGCGGTCAACGCCAAAGGATCGCCATCGCTCGTGCCATACTGCGGAATCCTCCAATTTTGTTGCTAGATGAAGCAACCTCTGCGCTCGACCCGATCTCAGAAGCTTCAATTAACCAGACATTCGCTGAATTATCACGTAATCGGACGGTGGTTACTGTCACGCATCGCCTGTCCTCCATAACCAATGCGGACCAAATCTTCGTGTTCGACCAGGGAAAAGTAGTAGACAGCGGCAGTCACCAACAAATGCTGCAAAATGGAGGATTCTATAAAGAACTCTGGGAAAAGCAGAGCGGACTATTCGTATCGCAGGGCGGGCAAGAAGCAAGTATTGATGCGGAACGCTTGGCGAAGCTTCCTTTCTTCCGCGATATGGATATAGAAGTATTGCAGGAAATCAAGGATCTGTTCAATACGGAAACATTCGTCGCCGGACAAGCGATCATTCATGAAGGAGACATCGGGGAAAAGTTTTATTTGATTGCTCGCGGAAGAGTGGAAGTTACCAAATACTCTCCCGATACAGAAGAGGGGCAGATTCGCCTCGCTGTTCTGGAAGACGGTGATCACTTCGGAGAAATTGCGCTACTGGATAATGTTCCGCGCACCGCTACTGTAATCGCCTTGACATCTTGTACTGTTCTAACCCTGCAACGCAAAGTGCTCTATTATGTCTTGTCTCAATATCCCGAGATTGATTTCCGCATAAGGCAGACAGTAAAAGAACGAAAAAGTTAGGGGGAGTTTTGAAACCGATGGGAATCCATTACCGTGTTTGTAAAAATGACGAAGATTTTATCGAGTATGCTCTTTTTTTTATCCATCACCGAAAAGATTTCAGCCGTTTATTCTCCCTGTCCGACGCATTGATGCATGTGCTAGAAACAATCGGCACCTCTCATATTATTCTTGTGCTCGATCAAATGGACAACACAATTGCCTGGATGAACTACCGCTATGTAACACATGAGTATGAGTCGCACTCAGAAGGAGAGGTCGCTTTCGTCGATTCGGTCATTATGAAAGAATCACAGCGTAGCAGTCGCCTGTTTGTTAACGGCTTTCGTCATTTGGTGAATTATATAGACCAGGAAAATCATCATGTTCGAACGTTTCAATTTCATGCCCTGGCGGACAATGTCTATTTGACCCGACTCTATTCCAAATTCGCTGATATTATCGGGCAGCGAGAGGGATATCATGGGACGGAGAACATCTTTTCCGCTGACTTTTCCCGTCTGCTGCAATATTTAAATCGGACACAAAAGTAGGCTTGACGCATTATTTTCCAATTGATATTCTGGGAATGTAGGAATAAATTATCGA includes the following:
- a CDS encoding GNAT family N-acetyltransferase, whose product is MKPMGIHYRVCKNDEDFIEYALFFIHHRKDFSRLFSLSDALMHVLETIGTSHIILVLDQMDNTIAWMNYRYVTHEYESHSEGEVAFVDSVIMKESQRSSRLFVNGFRHLVNYIDQENHHVRTFQFHALADNVYLTRLYSKFADIIGQREGYHGTENIFSADFSRLLQYLNRTQK